Proteins from one Clostridia bacterium genomic window:
- a CDS encoding ABC transporter ATP-binding protein — MPKKPAKKQPVFTKGAFKRLFAFMWARYKGRMILVLVSILVQAAIAAGAIGIMMQKVIYAMEGMTDVAELHSVYVLCGIMGAIFAVGVLAALCREELMATITQGLLNDLRKSMFAKMQRLPIRFFDAHQSGDIMSIYTNDIDAIRQMVSQSIPMAISAAVTIVTVIVVMALYSVYMLLIVLGVAVVMFFVASRLGLGAAKYFREQQIAMGRLDGYIEEMMNGQKVIQVFTHERQANEGFDRVNEDWFFNARAAHRYANTLMPIMGNMGNILYVILAICGASFVLAGDKFRNASILGYAMDVSVIAMFLQQCRSFSQTIGNVSQQLNSIAMGMAGASRAFALMDEEVERDEGYVTLVNAKYDEAGNLVPTEERTDLWAWRHPHKAEGTVTYQLLRGDIEMHDVDFGYVPEKMVLHDVSLHAHPGEKYAFVGATGAGKTTITNLITRFYDIADGKIRYDGININKIKKDDLRRSLGVVLQDTNLFTGTVMDNIRYGRLDATDEEVYAAAKLANAHDFITRLPQGYDTMLEADGANLSQGQRQLLSIARAAIADTPVMIMDEATSSIDTRTELQVQRGTDQLMHGRTVFIIAHRLSTVQNADTIMVLDHGRVIERGSHRELIALKGTYYQLYTGAFELE, encoded by the coding sequence ATGCCTAAGAAACCCGCGAAAAAACAACCCGTATTCACCAAAGGCGCATTCAAACGGCTGTTCGCCTTTATGTGGGCGCGCTACAAGGGGCGCATGATATTGGTGCTCGTGAGCATTCTGGTCCAGGCGGCCATCGCGGCGGGCGCTATCGGCATTATGATGCAAAAGGTCATCTACGCCATGGAGGGTATGACCGACGTGGCCGAATTGCACTCGGTCTACGTGTTGTGCGGCATCATGGGCGCCATCTTCGCCGTGGGCGTGCTGGCCGCTTTGTGCCGCGAGGAATTGATGGCCACCATCACCCAAGGCCTCTTGAACGACCTCAGAAAGAGTATGTTCGCCAAGATGCAACGCCTGCCCATCCGCTTCTTCGACGCGCATCAATCGGGCGACATCATGAGCATCTACACCAACGACATCGACGCCATACGGCAGATGGTGTCGCAGAGTATCCCCATGGCCATCAGCGCCGCCGTCACCATCGTCACGGTCATCGTGGTGATGGCGCTCTACAGCGTCTATATGTTACTCATCGTGCTGGGCGTGGCCGTCGTCATGTTCTTCGTGGCGTCGCGCTTGGGCTTGGGCGCCGCCAAATACTTCCGCGAGCAACAGATCGCGATGGGACGTTTGGACGGCTATATCGAGGAGATGATGAACGGCCAAAAGGTCATTCAGGTCTTTACGCACGAACGGCAAGCCAACGAGGGCTTCGACCGCGTCAACGAGGACTGGTTCTTCAACGCGCGCGCCGCTCACCGCTACGCCAACACGCTGATGCCCATCATGGGCAATATGGGCAATATCCTCTACGTCATATTGGCGATATGCGGGGCGTCCTTCGTCTTGGCGGGCGACAAGTTCCGCAACGCGTCCATCTTGGGCTATGCGATGGATGTCAGCGTGATCGCCATGTTCCTGCAACAATGCCGCAGTTTCTCGCAGACCATCGGCAACGTGTCCCAGCAACTCAACTCCATCGCCATGGGTATGGCGGGCGCGTCGCGCGCGTTCGCTTTGATGGACGAGGAAGTGGAACGGGACGAGGGCTACGTCACCTTGGTCAACGCCAAGTACGACGAAGCGGGCAACCTCGTGCCCACCGAGGAGCGCACCGACCTGTGGGCGTGGCGGCATCCGCATAAGGCCGAGGGCACCGTGACCTATCAACTGCTCCGTGGCGATATCGAAATGCACGACGTGGACTTCGGCTACGTGCCCGAAAAGATGGTATTGCACGACGTCAGCCTGCACGCGCACCCCGGCGAGAAGTACGCTTTTGTAGGCGCGACGGGCGCGGGCAAGACTACCATCACCAACCTCATCACCCGCTTCTACGACATCGCCGACGGCAAGATACGCTACGACGGCATCAATATCAACAAGATAAAGAAAGACGACTTGCGCAGGTCGCTGGGCGTGGTCTTGCAGGACACCAACCTCTTCACGGGGACGGTGATGGACAATATCCGCTACGGACGACTTGACGCCACGGACGAAGAAGTGTACGCGGCCGCCAAATTGGCCAACGCGCACGACTTCATCACGCGGTTGCCCCAAGGCTACGACACGATGCTCGAGGCGGACGGCGCCAACCTCAGCCAAGGACAGCGGCAGCTCTTGTCCATCGCCCGAGCCGCCATCGCCGATACGCCCGTGATGATCATGGACGAGGCCACCAGCAGCATCGACACGCGTACCGAACTGCAGGTACAACGCGGCACCGACCAACTGATGCACGGGCGCACCGTGTTCATTATCGCGCACCGCCTTTCGACCGTGCAAAACGCCGATACCATCATGGTGTTGGACCACGGGCGCGTGATCGAGCGCGGCTCTCACCGAGAATTGATTGCTCTCAAAGGCACCTACTATCAACTGTACACGGGCGCATTCGAGCTGGAATAG